A genome region from Nocardia sp. NBC_00565 includes the following:
- a CDS encoding nitroreductase family deazaflavin-dependent oxidoreductase codes for MVSVFGNVLKVHQWVYENSGGVVGHRLLFGNPTLLLRTVGRKSGQARTSALTYGRDGVDYLVTASNGGSPRPPGWLANVKAKPECEIQVGRRRMAVVARATLPDDPDYARRWAIVDKVNQGRYSAYQKLTKRPIAVVVLTPAG; via the coding sequence GTGGTGAGTGTGTTCGGGAATGTGCTGAAGGTGCATCAGTGGGTTTATGAGAACAGTGGTGGGGTGGTGGGGCATCGGCTGTTGTTCGGGAATCCGACGTTGTTGTTGCGGACGGTGGGGCGCAAGTCGGGGCAGGCGCGTACTTCGGCGCTGACCTATGGGCGGGATGGGGTGGATTATTTGGTGACCGCGTCGAATGGGGGGTCGCCGCGGCCACCGGGGTGGTTGGCGAATGTGAAGGCGAAGCCGGAGTGTGAGATTCAGGTCGGGCGGCGCAGGATGGCGGTGGTGGCGCGGGCCACCTTGCCCGACGATCCGGATTATGCGCGGCGGTGGGCGATCGTCGACAAGGTGAATCAGGGGCGCTACAGCGCGTATCAGAAGTTGACCAAGCGGCCCATCGCGGTGGTGGTGCTGACTCCGGCCGGCTGA
- a CDS encoding zinc-binding dehydrogenase gives MRAVHATEFGRPEVLSVREVPEPVAGPGQVVVDVAAADVMFLDVQLRSGWGTEFFKLEPPYVPGGAVAGVVATVGPDVDPSWVGKRVVTDTAASGIGGGQPIGGYAERALAKAETLVAVPEELSLPEAVALAHDGKTALAVFDRAAIRPGEWVLITAAGGGLGTLLIQLARAAGAHVVAAARGDAKLELASRLGANAVVDYSEPDWSAKAHAATDGVGANVVLDGAGGALGAGAIEAAADGGRFIGYGAAAGEFADFDREAVAARGITVLGLFDLTGADEIDWLALAAHAQAEVVAGRLEVVIGQSFPLEQADRAHTAIESRKAVGRTLLTV, from the coding sequence ATGCGCGCAGTGCACGCTACGGAGTTCGGTAGGCCCGAGGTTCTTTCGGTGCGTGAGGTGCCCGAGCCGGTCGCCGGGCCGGGACAGGTCGTCGTAGATGTCGCGGCCGCGGATGTGATGTTCTTGGATGTCCAGCTGCGAAGCGGTTGGGGCACCGAGTTTTTCAAGCTCGAACCGCCTTATGTGCCGGGCGGCGCGGTCGCCGGAGTGGTCGCCACGGTCGGGCCGGACGTCGACCCGAGCTGGGTCGGCAAGCGGGTTGTCACCGATACCGCCGCCAGCGGCATCGGCGGCGGGCAGCCGATCGGCGGCTACGCCGAGCGGGCACTCGCCAAGGCGGAGACCCTGGTCGCCGTGCCCGAGGAGCTGAGCCTGCCGGAAGCGGTGGCGCTCGCCCACGACGGCAAGACCGCGCTCGCCGTCTTCGACCGGGCGGCGATTCGGCCCGGTGAGTGGGTGCTGATCACCGCGGCGGGCGGCGGCTTGGGCACCCTGCTGATCCAACTCGCCCGCGCGGCCGGGGCGCATGTGGTGGCCGCGGCGCGGGGCGACGCCAAACTGGAACTCGCGTCGCGACTCGGCGCGAACGCCGTCGTCGACTACTCCGAACCCGACTGGTCGGCCAAGGCGCACGCCGCGACCGACGGTGTGGGCGCGAACGTCGTATTGGACGGCGCGGGTGGCGCATTGGGCGCCGGCGCGATCGAAGCCGCGGCGGACGGCGGGCGGTTCATCGGATATGGCGCTGCCGCAGGAGAATTCGCCGACTTCGATCGGGAAGCGGTGGCAGCGCGAGGGATTACCGTACTAGGCCTGTTCGACCTGACCGGAGCAGACGAAATCGATTGGCTCGCGCTGGCCGCCCACGCACAGGCCGAAGTTGTCGCCGGGCGGCTGGAAGTCGTTATCGGCCAATCCTTCCCGCTCGAACAGGCCGACCGCGCGCACACTGCGATCGAGTCGCGAAAGGCCGTCGGACGCACACTTCTTACGGTCTGA
- a CDS encoding IS1634 family transposase, translating to MYVKTTKRDNKSGVVRYLHLAHNVWDPVKGRAVPKVLFTFGREDDLDRDAVKRLVASLSRLLDPADALAASAAGEGLAFCSSRPFGGAYVLDHLWRWLGIDAIVAGLGQPKRGRHRDVSGIERVLFALVANRALAPSSKLAAAEWICHDVHIDRLPEVSDDACYRAMDWLHECKDELERQVFDRVATLLNLEVDLLFFDTTSTYFEVEGADEPIARDAKGRPNPDSEAGEDAAGFRTWGKSKDSRDDLPQIVIGMAVTRDGIPVRCWCWPGNASDQVLIRQVKDDIRDWTLSKIIWVTDRGFSSAENRRYLRQGDHHYIIGEKLRSGSPEVKAAMSRQGRYLDIAGNMRVKEVHVSETERFVICFNPEAADRDQATREQLVAALREMIDGSDALSEFKRGELRGKIAGKPGLNRFLRVTAGGKLRVDAAKIKAEANFDGKYLLRSSDPKLSSEDIAVGYKQLLEVERGWRDMKSVLDLRPVYHRLEERIRAHVLLCWLALLLVRIAETRTGTTWPTIRRELDRLHVGTFTGPAGLFRRLTEISKPQRDLLSRLGTPTPKQIVDLTPTP from the coding sequence GTGTACGTGAAGACGACCAAGCGGGACAACAAGTCTGGCGTGGTCAGGTATCTGCATCTGGCGCACAACGTGTGGGATCCGGTCAAGGGTAGGGCGGTGCCGAAGGTGCTGTTCACCTTCGGCCGCGAGGACGACCTCGACCGTGACGCGGTGAAACGCCTGGTGGCGTCGCTGTCGAGGCTGCTGGATCCGGCCGACGCGCTGGCGGCAAGCGCGGCCGGGGAGGGGTTGGCGTTCTGCTCCTCCAGGCCGTTCGGTGGGGCGTATGTGCTCGATCATCTATGGCGGTGGCTGGGCATAGATGCCATCGTCGCCGGGCTGGGGCAACCGAAACGTGGTCGGCACCGCGATGTTTCGGGCATCGAGCGGGTGTTGTTCGCACTGGTGGCCAACCGGGCGCTGGCTCCGTCGTCGAAACTGGCCGCCGCGGAATGGATCTGCCACGACGTGCACATCGATCGCCTGCCCGAAGTCAGCGACGACGCCTGTTATCGGGCGATGGACTGGCTGCACGAATGCAAAGACGAGCTCGAGCGCCAGGTGTTCGACCGGGTCGCGACCTTGTTGAACCTGGAAGTGGATCTGTTGTTCTTCGACACCACCTCAACGTATTTCGAGGTCGAAGGTGCTGATGAGCCGATCGCCCGCGACGCGAAGGGCCGCCCGAACCCCGACAGCGAGGCCGGTGAAGACGCGGCCGGGTTCCGGACGTGGGGCAAGTCCAAGGATTCGCGAGACGACTTGCCGCAGATCGTGATCGGGATGGCGGTGACCCGCGACGGGATTCCGGTGCGGTGCTGGTGCTGGCCGGGTAACGCCTCCGATCAGGTGCTGATCCGGCAGGTGAAAGACGATATACGGGATTGGACGCTATCGAAGATCATCTGGGTGACTGATCGCGGCTTCTCCTCGGCGGAGAACCGCCGCTACCTGCGTCAAGGCGACCACCACTACATCATCGGGGAGAAACTGCGCTCCGGGTCGCCGGAAGTGAAGGCGGCGATGTCGCGGCAAGGCCGTTATCTCGACATCGCCGGCAACATGCGGGTCAAGGAGGTCCACGTCAGCGAGACGGAGCGATTCGTGATCTGTTTCAACCCCGAAGCCGCCGACCGCGATCAGGCCACCCGCGAACAGCTCGTCGCGGCGCTGCGCGAGATGATCGACGGCTCGGATGCGTTGAGCGAGTTCAAGCGCGGTGAGCTGCGCGGCAAGATCGCCGGCAAGCCCGGGTTGAACCGGTTCCTGCGCGTCACCGCTGGCGGCAAGTTGCGCGTCGATGCGGCGAAAATCAAGGCCGAAGCCAACTTCGACGGAAAATACCTACTCCGCTCGTCGGATCCGAAGCTGTCGAGCGAGGACATCGCGGTCGGCTACAAGCAGCTTCTCGAGGTGGAACGAGGCTGGCGTGACATGAAATCGGTGCTGGACCTGCGGCCGGTCTACCACCGGCTCGAAGAACGCATCCGCGCCCACGTCCTGCTCTGCTGGCTGGCATTACTGCTGGTCCGCATCGCCGAAACCCGCACCGGCACAACCTGGCCCACCATTCGCCGCGAACTCGACCGCCTCCACGTCGGCACCTTCACCGGCCCGGCAGGGCTCTTCCGCCGCCTCACCGAAATATCCAAGCCGCAACGCGACCTCCTCTCACGCCTCGGCACCCCCACTCCCAAGCAGATCGTCGACCTCACCCCAACACCCTGA
- a CDS encoding SDR family oxidoreductase, whose translation MTTDLDSAATRRTVRSGEFDIAVFEYGDPSAETIVLVHGWPDTHHLWDAVVPLLEGRFHVVTYDTRGHGESTRTKRAKDFRLDELARDFFAVAAAVSPDRPVHVLAHDWGSVQVWEAVCEPQAATRVASFTSVSGPNLDHLAKWLRARLSRPTPRNLWQPLTQALSSGYTIFSMTPGLDQVFRVVAEEKRWQRIVSIMNDTAPSNITLGPTFRRDAVEGLLIYRANILPRLLAPRERRTEVPVQLIVAGRDVAVRPAGYDDERKWVSRLWRRDVPAGHWMPFSHPELLATATTELIDAVNGGAVPRGLRRAEIGRSRKPFEDQLVVITGGGSGIGRETALAFARLGAEIVLSDINLDAAKETAELIAAEDGVAHSYQLDVAAEDDVQAHAAEVLAAHGVPDILINNAGIGQAGGFFETPSAEFDRVMRINLGGVVNGCRAFGSAMTERGLGGHIVNLSSMAAYSPQQGFSAYSTSKSAVFMFSDCLRAELAGRGISVHTICPGIVHTNIVATTRFSGVSAAEEQRKQEQYDKLYRARRYGPEKVAAQIVRAVERDRSIVPVTPEARLQYQFNKFAPAVVRFFAARVKLT comes from the coding sequence ATGACGACCGACCTGGACTCGGCCGCGACGCGGCGGACGGTGCGCAGCGGCGAATTCGATATCGCCGTCTTCGAATACGGCGACCCGAGCGCGGAAACCATTGTGCTGGTGCACGGCTGGCCCGACACCCATCACCTCTGGGACGCGGTGGTGCCGCTGCTGGAGGGGCGCTTCCACGTCGTCACCTATGACACGCGCGGTCACGGGGAGTCCACTCGCACCAAGCGCGCCAAGGACTTCCGCCTCGACGAGCTGGCCCGCGACTTCTTCGCCGTCGCCGCCGCGGTCAGCCCGGACCGGCCGGTGCACGTGCTCGCCCACGACTGGGGTTCGGTGCAGGTGTGGGAGGCGGTGTGCGAACCGCAGGCCGCGACTCGGGTCGCGTCGTTCACATCGGTCTCCGGACCGAACCTCGACCATCTCGCGAAGTGGTTGCGCGCCAGGCTATCTCGGCCGACACCGCGCAATCTGTGGCAGCCGCTCACGCAGGCCCTGTCCTCTGGATACACCATCTTCTCGATGACCCCCGGGCTCGATCAGGTCTTCCGGGTGGTCGCCGAGGAAAAGCGCTGGCAGCGCATCGTATCGATCATGAACGACACCGCGCCGTCGAATATCACGCTCGGACCGACCTTCCGTCGCGACGCGGTCGAGGGTCTGCTCATCTACCGGGCCAATATTTTGCCCCGGTTGCTGGCCCCGCGCGAGCGTCGCACCGAAGTGCCCGTGCAGTTGATCGTGGCCGGCCGCGATGTCGCGGTGCGGCCCGCGGGGTACGACGATGAGCGCAAGTGGGTGTCGCGGCTGTGGCGTCGCGATGTGCCCGCCGGACACTGGATGCCGTTCTCCCATCCCGAATTGCTCGCCACCGCGACCACCGAACTCATCGACGCGGTCAACGGCGGTGCGGTGCCGCGCGGTCTGCGCCGCGCCGAAATCGGCCGCAGTCGAAAGCCATTCGAGGATCAGCTGGTCGTGATCACCGGCGGCGGCAGTGGCATCGGCCGCGAGACGGCGCTGGCCTTCGCACGGCTCGGCGCCGAAATCGTGCTGTCAGATATCAATCTGGACGCGGCCAAGGAAACGGCGGAGCTGATCGCCGCCGAAGACGGTGTGGCGCATTCCTATCAGCTCGACGTCGCTGCCGAGGATGACGTGCAAGCGCACGCGGCCGAGGTCCTCGCCGCGCATGGTGTGCCCGACATCCTGATCAACAATGCCGGAATCGGTCAGGCCGGTGGATTCTTCGAGACGCCGTCGGCGGAATTCGATCGGGTCATGCGGATCAATCTCGGCGGTGTGGTCAACGGGTGCCGCGCCTTCGGTTCCGCGATGACCGAGCGCGGACTCGGCGGGCATATCGTCAACCTGTCCAGCATGGCCGCCTACAGCCCGCAGCAGGGCTTCAGCGCCTACTCCACCAGCAAGTCGGCGGTATTCATGTTCTCCGACTGCCTGCGTGCGGAATTGGCCGGTCGCGGGATCTCGGTGCACACCATCTGCCCCGGCATCGTGCACACCAATATCGTTGCCACCACACGATTCTCGGGTGTGAGTGCGGCGGAGGAGCAGCGCAAGCAGGAGCAGTACGACAAGCTCTACCGGGCGCGGCGCTACGGGCCGGAGAAGGTGGCGGCGCAGATCGTGCGTGCGGTCGAACGCGATCGCAGTATCGTGCCGGTCACCCCGGAGGCACGGCTGCAGTACCAGTTCAACAAGTTCGCCCCGGCGGTGGTGCGGTTCTTCGCAGCGCGGGTCAAGCTCACCTGA